Genomic DNA from bacterium:
CCTAAGGCATAAACTTCCGGGAGGCGAAGATGAAGAACGCGATTCTGTTGGCGGTGCTGGTGGTTGGGCTGATCGTTGTCGCGGTGAGTTTTCGCAACTGTAAGGATAAGCCGCCGGAGAAACCGCATCCCGAAAAGCCCGATCTTTTACCGGGGGAGATCCGAAGTCGGGTGTTACCGAGACCGTTCATCGTGTTGGCAACCGATACGTCCTGTTCCAATGATTTGGTCTGCCCGACTCGCGGTTCGACCGCAGTACTGAAAGATTTCACGGTCAAGCTCGATACGACCTACTGGCTGACGGTGGTCTACTATAGCGCATCGGCGGGAACTTCGGAGGTTTCCTGTCGGGGATGCGCCGCCGTGTATCAGGATTCGCTGGTGATCATGCAGAATGTGACGGTGTGCCCCACGGGGGGGCCGTGGTTGGATCACGCCCGGCTCACACCGGGAAAGAAATACACCCTGGCCGTGGACCTGCAGCGTTGTCCAGAACTGCCGAACTGCCAGTGCGGTGAAGATTATCTGGCAGAGGGAATTGTCTCCATCCGCCGCATGTTCGGTCCCGAAAACTGAACCACCGGCTGAAGAAACTCATAAACGCGAACCTTCTATGCCCATCTACGACTATCAATGCCACAATTGCGGAGGCGAATTCGAGGAACTCCGCAAGATCAGCGACCACGACGAAGACGTGGCCTGCCCGCACTGCGGCGAAAAAGACTGCGAACGACAAATTTCCCTCACCGCTTGCGACACTTCTTCGGGAGGATGCGGCGGTGGTGGCGGAAGCTTTCGGCCGATGAGGTTCGGCTGAGCGTAGGATTCCGGGAGCCGGGCGCTCCCCTCGAAAAAAACATGACTCGGAAGAAAGCCACATCCCGTACATATTCTTGCGACGTTTGCAGTCTGCAGTTTCGCGTGACGGCGTTGCAGGAATCCGGCGAGCAGGAAATCTCTTGCCCGCGCTGCCGTACGCCGTTTGTGCGGCCCGTAGAGCGAACGAACCGCAAGAGCGACGCACTCCGGCAACTCACGCTCTATCGCGGTCTGGCCTGCGGTTGATAACGCCACTGTGGGAGCCGGTGGTTCCTACCTCAATAAGCCGATGATGCTCTATCCCTATAGGGAGAACCTTCCATGCCTCGCATAAAAAAGCGCTGGACCTCCGCCTACACTTGGCTCGCACTACTTATTCTGATCGTGATAATCGGCGCGACCGGCCGGTCTCATCTCATCAATCTCGTCGCCGTTCCGTGGCAGAATCGCCCTGCCCGCATTCATTTCGAGGTCGAGACCGTCACCGATGAAGAATTCGAGCGCATCGCGGCCGATCTGGTCAAGCGCTACGGCCCGGAGAAAGCCGGAACCTATCTCGGTGCGCGAGTTCAGAGCTATGAAGACGGAATCGGTTTTGATCACGTGGATCGTTTCCGCCGGGCGGGGATTCGTTCCTACGAAGGACCGGAAACGTGTTTGGCCTGTCATCAGACCGTTCGCGTTCCCGACGAACGCCGCGGCTGGCGCGAGGAAAGTCTGAAGAAGAATATTCTCAGCACGGTTCACTTCTCGTTTAACGTCAAGCGCGGTTTTTCGACGTGGGGATTCAACGGCGAGAAGGTGGACAAGCTCCCGCTGGGTAAGATTGACCGCGCCTGCGGGATTCCCGGTTCGTTCACCTGGACGGGCTGGGCCGCACTCGTTCAGAGCAAACACGGCACGGTCTATTCCGAAGGCTGTGGGCAGTGTCACATCGGCGGGCAGTACGGGCCTTCGACGGGCACAATGCTCCCCGGTTACACTCCCACCCGTGCGGAGTTCGAGGCGATTGACTGCTTGATCTGCCACGCCCGCGACTACGACATGA
This window encodes:
- a CDS encoding zinc ribbon domain-containing protein; translation: MPIYDYQCHNCGGEFEELRKISDHDEDVACPHCGEKDCERQISLTACDTSSGGCGGGGGSFRPMRFG